The proteins below come from a single Motilibacter peucedani genomic window:
- a CDS encoding leucyl aminopeptidase, translated as MARPRTPRALARADALPVVSVVAERSALVDSAVVALAVPVRQGAEAPAPGAGASEVADAFGLELADELAHQKATGAPGEVVEVPVSDEGRAAESLLLVGTGDGSPSDLRRAGAQLARRAGSKPALATTLVADEDPESVRAAVEGLLAGAYRVPRSGLTASGERLRDVRLLLAASGPRRAAAEAAVARAVATGRALALARDLINSPADVVGPVELAEEAQRVGAAAGLEVHVRDEAALAAEGFGGLLAVGSGSRRPPRLVEMRYEPETERRVPHVVLVGKGICFDSGGLSLKPRDAMVSMKTDMAGAGAVLGVMSAVRELGVRVRVTGLLAIAENLPDGAAYRPGDVVRHYDGTTVEVLNTDAEGRMVLADALGYADAQLAPDAVVDIATLTGAASLGLGKRHGALYATDERLAEALLAASERGGERLWRMPLVEDYRSALDSPVADLAHVPRDPHVGGGSITAALFLREFTGTRAWAHLDVAGPARADADDADVNKGGTGFGVRLLLRWLEGLGAPVRRG; from the coding sequence GTGGCGCGACCTCGCACCCCTCGGGCCCTCGCGCGGGCCGACGCCCTGCCCGTCGTCTCGGTCGTGGCCGAGCGCAGCGCGCTCGTCGACTCAGCGGTCGTCGCGCTCGCCGTGCCGGTCCGCCAGGGCGCGGAGGCACCCGCACCCGGGGCAGGCGCCTCGGAGGTGGCCGACGCGTTCGGCCTCGAGCTGGCCGACGAGCTGGCCCACCAGAAGGCCACCGGCGCGCCCGGCGAGGTCGTCGAGGTCCCGGTCTCCGACGAGGGCCGCGCCGCCGAGTCGCTGCTCCTGGTCGGCACCGGCGACGGCTCGCCCAGTGACCTGCGGCGGGCGGGTGCGCAGCTCGCGCGCCGCGCCGGCTCGAAGCCGGCCCTCGCCACGACCCTGGTCGCCGACGAGGACCCCGAGAGCGTCCGCGCGGCGGTCGAGGGCCTGCTGGCAGGCGCCTACCGCGTACCCCGCTCCGGACTGACCGCCTCGGGCGAACGGCTCCGGGACGTACGCCTGCTGCTGGCCGCCAGCGGACCCCGCCGCGCCGCGGCCGAGGCCGCCGTCGCGCGCGCCGTGGCGACCGGTCGGGCGCTCGCGCTCGCGCGCGACCTGATCAACTCACCGGCCGACGTCGTCGGACCCGTCGAGCTCGCCGAGGAGGCCCAGCGCGTGGGCGCGGCGGCCGGGCTCGAGGTGCACGTCCGCGACGAGGCCGCGCTCGCCGCCGAGGGCTTCGGCGGCCTGCTGGCCGTGGGCAGCGGCTCGCGCCGGCCCCCGCGCCTGGTCGAGATGCGCTACGAGCCCGAGACCGAGCGCCGGGTTCCGCACGTCGTGCTGGTCGGCAAGGGCATCTGCTTCGACAGCGGCGGCCTCTCGCTCAAGCCGCGCGACGCCATGGTGTCGATGAAGACCGACATGGCCGGCGCCGGCGCGGTGCTCGGCGTCATGAGCGCGGTGCGCGAGCTCGGCGTGCGCGTGCGGGTCACCGGCCTGCTCGCGATCGCCGAGAACCTCCCCGACGGCGCGGCCTACCGCCCGGGCGACGTCGTGCGCCACTACGACGGGACGACGGTCGAGGTGCTCAACACCGACGCCGAGGGCCGGATGGTGCTGGCCGACGCGCTCGGCTACGCCGACGCCCAGCTCGCCCCCGACGCGGTGGTCGACATCGCCACGCTGACCGGCGCGGCGAGCCTCGGCCTCGGCAAGCGCCACGGCGCGCTCTACGCCACCGACGAGCGGCTGGCCGAGGCGCTGCTGGCGGCCTCCGAGCGCGGTGGCGAGCGCCTCTGGCGGATGCCGCTCGTCGAGGACTACCGCTCGGCGCTCGACTCGCCGGTGGCCGACCTCGCCCACGTGCCGCGCGACCCCCACGTCGGCGGCGGCTCGATCACCGCGGCGCTGTTCCTGCGCGAGTTCACGGGCACCCGGGCCTGGGCCCACCTCGACGTCGCCGGCCCTGCGCGGGCCGACGCCGACGACGCCGACGTCAACAAGGGCGGCACCGGCTTCGGCGTGCGGCTGCTGCTGCGCTGGCTCGAGGGCCTCGGCGCGCCGGTCCGACGCGGCTGA
- a CDS encoding O-methyltransferase, which yields MRETTWEFSEAWAGEDDVLREARARASELGCVPVGPGGAAALRVLAAALGARAVVEIGTGTGVSGLALLQGMRPDGILTTVDVEPEHQRAAKEAFAAAGVAGNRARVISGRALDVLPRLADGGYDLVFCDGEKTEHTAYLTEALRLLRVGGAVAFDGSLLDAVADPAQRDEQTTAVRELLAAVKGDERLVSSLLPVGDGLLVAVKRA from the coding sequence GTGCGCGAGACGACGTGGGAGTTCAGCGAGGCGTGGGCCGGCGAGGACGACGTGCTCCGCGAGGCGCGCGCCCGCGCCTCCGAGCTGGGCTGCGTGCCGGTCGGCCCCGGAGGTGCCGCCGCCCTGCGCGTGCTGGCCGCCGCCCTGGGCGCCCGGGCGGTGGTCGAGATCGGCACCGGCACCGGCGTCTCCGGGCTCGCCCTGCTGCAGGGCATGCGGCCCGACGGCATCCTCACCACCGTCGACGTCGAGCCCGAGCACCAGCGCGCCGCCAAGGAGGCCTTCGCCGCCGCCGGCGTCGCCGGCAACCGCGCCCGGGTCATCTCCGGCCGCGCGCTCGACGTCCTGCCCCGGCTGGCCGACGGCGGCTACGACCTGGTGTTCTGCGACGGCGAGAAGACCGAGCACACGGCCTACCTCACCGAGGCGCTGCGCCTGCTGCGCGTCGGCGGCGCGGTGGCCTTCGACGGCAGCCTGCTCGACGCGGTGGCCGACCCGGCGCAGCGCGACGAGCAGACGACCGCCGTGCGCGAGCTGCTCGCCGCGGTCAAGGGCGACGAGCGGCTGGTGTCGTCGCTGCTGCCCGTCGGCGACGGCCTGCTGGTCGCCGTCAAGCGCGCCTGA
- a CDS encoding SRPBCC family protein, with amino-acid sequence MAQVSVSVDVAASAQQVWDTLVDWESQGDWMLLTKVRATAQDGQGVGGGIEGFTGVGPVGVLDTMVIRTWDPPRRCVVRHTGRVVRGAGAFEVEALDEHRSRFTWAEYLELPLGALGRLGWPLARPFMVLGMRQSLRRFARSVEPGA; translated from the coding sequence ATGGCGCAGGTGTCGGTGTCGGTCGACGTGGCCGCGAGCGCGCAGCAGGTGTGGGACACGCTGGTCGACTGGGAGAGCCAGGGCGACTGGATGCTGCTCACCAAGGTCCGTGCCACCGCGCAGGACGGCCAGGGCGTGGGCGGCGGCATCGAGGGCTTCACCGGCGTCGGGCCCGTCGGGGTGCTCGACACGATGGTGATCCGCACCTGGGACCCGCCGCGCCGTTGCGTGGTGCGGCACACCGGCCGGGTCGTGCGCGGCGCCGGCGCCTTCGAGGTCGAGGCGCTCGACGAGCACCGCTCCCGCTTCACGTGGGCGGAGTACCTCGAGCTGCCGCTCGGCGCGCTGGGCCGCCTGGGCTGGCCCTTGGCGCGCCCGTTCATGGTGCTCGGCATGCGCCAGTCGCTGCGCCGCTTCGCCCGCTCGGTCGAGCCGGGCGCCTGA
- a CDS encoding DNA-3-methyladenine glycosylase I: protein MSAVAGLVLGDDGLLRCPWAGAGAGGDRLYLDYHDTEWGRPVHGERALLERITLEAFQSGLAWITILRKRPAFRAAFEDFEPEAVAAFDEARVERLLADAGIVRNRAKVEAAVANARATVALADAGESLDALVWSFAPPPRPRPATTDGIPATTPESTALAKALKARGFRFVGPTTAYAAMQACGLVDDHLEGCVAGR, encoded by the coding sequence CTGAGCGCGGTGGCCGGGCTCGTCCTGGGCGACGACGGGCTGCTGCGCTGCCCCTGGGCGGGAGCCGGGGCCGGCGGCGACCGGCTCTACCTCGACTACCACGACACCGAGTGGGGCCGCCCGGTGCACGGCGAGCGCGCGCTCCTCGAGCGGATCACCCTCGAGGCGTTCCAGTCCGGGCTCGCCTGGATCACGATCCTGCGCAAGCGCCCCGCCTTCCGCGCGGCCTTCGAGGACTTCGAGCCCGAGGCGGTCGCCGCGTTCGACGAGGCGCGCGTCGAGCGCCTGCTCGCCGACGCCGGCATCGTCCGCAACCGGGCGAAGGTCGAGGCCGCGGTCGCCAACGCGCGCGCCACCGTGGCGCTGGCGGACGCGGGCGAGAGCCTCGACGCGCTGGTGTGGTCCTTCGCCCCGCCGCCGCGCCCGCGCCCGGCCACGACGGACGGCATCCCGGCGACGACCCCGGAGTCGACGGCGCTGGCGAAGGCGCTGAAGGCACGCGGCTTCCGGTTCGTGGGACCCACCACCGCGTACGCCGCGATGCAGGCCTGCGGGCTCGTCGACGACCACCTCGAGGGGTGCGTCGCAGGGCGCTAG
- a CDS encoding rhodanese-like domain-containing protein: MSPHEAQQAVERGALLVDTRTEPQRREQGELPGALVIDRTVLEWRLDPRSGSRIPEAVGPDVEVVVVCRQGYSSSLAAASLRSIGLWRATDLEGGVEAWVAAGLPLSDGPADVRR, translated from the coding sequence ATGAGCCCCCACGAGGCCCAGCAGGCTGTGGAGCGCGGCGCGCTGCTCGTCGACACCCGCACCGAGCCGCAGCGCCGCGAGCAGGGCGAGCTGCCCGGCGCGCTGGTCATCGACCGCACCGTGCTCGAGTGGCGGCTCGACCCGCGCTCCGGCTCACGCATCCCCGAGGCGGTCGGCCCCGACGTCGAGGTGGTGGTCGTGTGCCGGCAGGGCTACAGCTCGAGCCTCGCGGCGGCCAGCCTGCGCTCGATCGGGCTGTGGCGGGCGACCGACCTCGAGGGCGGTGTCGAGGCGTGGGTCGCAGCCGGCCTGCCGCTCTCCGACGGGCCGGCCGACGTGCGCCGCTGA
- a CDS encoding anti-sigma factor family protein, which produces MTGFGSLSPFGGPHLGSRLDALADGQVAHDERDRLLAHVAGCPSCRAELQAARAVKAQLGRLGQPCVPSDLTSRLLSLPSVAACAPEPEPVVPSSHLRRPHAGAASFGLLVGAALLVAVPAMSPSGGSASGARATTRAPRPPATRPSVPSTESDAAARRAARTAPTRSSAESRIAAALSDPTAAELSFPLGRAAVTRSARHGGAASEPIERLSAPLPLLAATLQR; this is translated from the coding sequence ATGACCGGCTTCGGCTCGCTCTCGCCGTTCGGCGGGCCGCACCTCGGCTCGCGCCTCGACGCGCTGGCCGACGGCCAGGTCGCCCACGACGAGCGCGACCGGCTGCTCGCCCACGTCGCCGGCTGCCCGTCGTGCCGCGCCGAGCTGCAGGCGGCGCGCGCGGTCAAGGCACAGCTCGGTCGCCTCGGCCAGCCCTGCGTGCCCTCCGACCTGACCTCGCGGCTGCTCTCGCTGCCCTCGGTCGCGGCCTGCGCGCCGGAACCCGAGCCCGTCGTGCCGTCCTCGCACCTGCGCCGGCCGCACGCGGGCGCCGCGTCCTTCGGCCTGCTGGTCGGAGCGGCCCTGCTCGTCGCTGTGCCGGCCATGAGCCCGAGCGGCGGCTCCGCCTCAGGCGCCCGCGCCACCACCCGGGCACCGCGCCCGCCGGCGACCCGGCCGAGCGTCCCGAGCACCGAGTCCGACGCCGCCGCGCGCCGGGCCGCCCGCACGGCGCCGACCCGGTCGAGCGCCGAGTCGCGCATCGCTGCGGCGCTCTCCGACCCCACCGCCGCCGAGCTCTCGTTCCCGCTCGGCCGCGCGGCGGTGACGCGGTCGGCGCGTCACGGCGGTGCGGCCTCCGAGCCCATCGAGCGGCTGAGCGCCCCGCTCCCGCTGCTCGCCGCGACGCTCCAGCGCTGA
- a CDS encoding LOG family protein, translating to MAAEDSQVERRTRPGSERQRGPVTLRGDQVPLSTTDQRLLDSRGPSDWVHTDPWRVLRIQSEFVEGFGALAELGRAVSVFGSARTPVSSPEYATGMELGRLLVDAGYAVITGGGPGAMEAANRGAAEAGGVSVGLGIELPFEQSMNDWVDLGVNFRYFFARKTMFVKYSVGFIVLPGGFGTLDELFEALTLVQTQKVTQFPVVLVGKAYWQGLLDWLGGPVLEGQKLRAADLGLIQVVDDPAEAVELIVRSEHDRFSGEELHEGEQESVRGTTYDGT from the coding sequence ATGGCAGCCGAGGACTCCCAGGTGGAGCGACGTACCCGGCCGGGCAGCGAGCGCCAGCGCGGCCCGGTCACCCTGCGCGGTGACCAGGTGCCGCTGAGCACCACCGACCAGCGGCTGCTCGACAGCCGCGGCCCGTCGGACTGGGTGCACACCGACCCGTGGCGGGTGCTGCGCATCCAGAGCGAGTTCGTCGAGGGCTTCGGCGCGCTGGCCGAGCTGGGCCGCGCGGTCAGCGTCTTCGGCTCCGCCCGCACCCCGGTGAGCTCGCCGGAGTACGCGACGGGCATGGAGCTGGGGCGGCTGCTCGTCGACGCGGGCTACGCCGTCATCACCGGCGGTGGGCCCGGGGCGATGGAGGCCGCCAACCGCGGCGCGGCCGAGGCCGGGGGAGTGAGCGTCGGGCTCGGCATCGAGCTGCCGTTCGAGCAGTCGATGAACGACTGGGTCGACCTCGGCGTCAACTTCCGCTACTTCTTCGCCCGCAAGACGATGTTCGTGAAGTACAGCGTCGGCTTCATCGTGCTGCCCGGCGGGTTCGGCACGCTCGACGAGCTGTTCGAGGCGCTCACCCTGGTGCAGACCCAGAAGGTGACGCAGTTCCCCGTCGTGCTGGTCGGCAAGGCCTACTGGCAGGGCCTGCTCGACTGGCTCGGTGGCCCCGTGCTCGAGGGGCAGAAGCTGCGCGCTGCCGACCTCGGCCTCATCCAGGTCGTGGACGACCCCGCGGAGGCGGTCGAGCTCATCGTGCGCTCCGAGCACGACCGCTTCTCGGGAGAGGAGCTCCACGAGGGCGAGCAGGAGTCGGTGCGCGGCACGACCTACGACGGGACCTGA
- a CDS encoding DUF3117 domain-containing protein codes for MAAMKPRTGDGPLEVTKEGRGIVMRVPLEGGGRLVVELSADEAGALGDALKSVVP; via the coding sequence ATGGCGGCCATGAAGCCGCGGACGGGTGACGGCCCGCTCGAGGTCACCAAGGAGGGGCGCGGCATCGTCATGCGCGTGCCGCTGGAGGGTGGCGGCCGCCTGGTCGTCGAGCTCTCCGCCGACGAGGCGGGCGCGCTCGGCGACGCTCTCAAGTCAGTGGTCCCCTAG
- a CDS encoding nitroreductase family protein, giving the protein MEFVEVVKRRRTTNGPFRPDPVSPEHQRLLVELAGMAPSHFNSQPWRFVLCDDPEIIAKVADLSGESMTRLLEEGTFWQRYRPYFRFSEQEMEERRDGIYFDQLPAALKPFSKYIFSGTGQAIMNKFGVPQTLGKDNHKLVAGSPLLLAVLLDKTEYKPGQLSGFYSVFGMGAAMQNIWLATVELGMGLQFVSTPMEIPENWAKMQALFEVPDDLELMAVYRLGYVPETTKRPTIDWSSRQRKRLSQYVFRNTCATPEADPAGS; this is encoded by the coding sequence ATGGAGTTCGTCGAGGTGGTCAAGCGGCGCAGGACGACCAACGGGCCGTTCCGGCCCGACCCGGTCTCGCCGGAGCACCAGCGCCTGCTCGTCGAGCTGGCCGGCATGGCGCCCTCGCACTTCAACAGCCAGCCGTGGCGGTTCGTGCTCTGCGACGACCCGGAGATCATCGCGAAGGTCGCAGACCTGAGCGGCGAGAGCATGACGCGGCTGCTGGAGGAGGGCACCTTCTGGCAGCGCTACCGCCCCTACTTCCGCTTCTCCGAGCAGGAGATGGAGGAGCGGCGCGACGGCATCTACTTCGACCAGCTGCCCGCGGCGTTGAAGCCCTTCTCGAAGTACATCTTCTCGGGCACCGGCCAGGCCATCATGAACAAGTTCGGCGTGCCGCAGACGCTGGGCAAGGACAACCACAAGCTGGTCGCCGGGTCGCCGCTGCTCCTGGCCGTGCTGCTCGACAAGACGGAGTACAAGCCCGGCCAGCTCTCGGGTTTCTACTCGGTCTTCGGCATGGGCGCCGCGATGCAGAACATCTGGCTGGCCACCGTGGAGCTCGGCATGGGGCTGCAGTTCGTGTCGACACCAATGGAGATCCCCGAGAACTGGGCGAAGATGCAGGCGCTGTTCGAGGTCCCCGACGACCTCGAGCTGATGGCGGTCTACCGGCTCGGCTACGTCCCGGAGACCACCAAGCGGCCGACGATCGACTGGTCGAGCCGTCAGCGCAAACGGCTGTCGCAGTACGTCTTTCGCAACACCTGCGCGACGCCGGAGGCCGACCCGGCAGGGTCGTGA
- a CDS encoding NADH:flavin oxidoreductase/NADH oxidase, with protein sequence MSRLFSPLTLRGTTFRNRAWVAAMCQYSSVDGLPSDWHLVHLGSFARGGAGLVISEATAVTPEGRISPDDAGIWTDEQAEAYARINAFVRGQGAVPGIQLAHAGRKASTWSPFKGEGFVPLEQGGWQTVGPSAVGFADWPAPREMSVEDIAATVQAFADGARRSLDAGFEVAELHAAHGYLLHQFLSPLSNQRTDDYGGSFENRSRIVVEVAEAVRRVWPEDKPLFVRFSATDWVEGGWSLEETVELSKSLAGSGVDLVDVSSGGVVHDARIAVGPGYQVPFARAVREGSGLPVAAVGLITEPVQAEHILVDGSADAVLVAREVLRDPHWPLRAAHELGDTVDWPEQYARAAWRH encoded by the coding sequence GTGAGCCGACTCTTCTCCCCCTTGACCCTGCGTGGCACCACCTTCCGCAACCGTGCGTGGGTGGCGGCGATGTGCCAGTACTCCTCCGTCGACGGGCTGCCCAGCGACTGGCACCTCGTGCACCTGGGCAGCTTCGCCCGCGGCGGCGCCGGCCTGGTCATCTCCGAGGCGACCGCCGTGACGCCCGAGGGCCGCATCAGCCCCGACGACGCCGGCATCTGGACCGACGAGCAGGCCGAGGCCTACGCGCGCATCAACGCCTTCGTCCGCGGCCAGGGCGCGGTGCCCGGCATCCAGCTCGCCCACGCCGGCCGCAAGGCCTCGACGTGGTCGCCGTTCAAGGGCGAGGGCTTCGTGCCGCTCGAGCAGGGCGGCTGGCAGACGGTCGGCCCGTCCGCCGTCGGGTTCGCCGACTGGCCAGCTCCGCGCGAGATGAGCGTCGAGGACATCGCCGCGACCGTGCAGGCCTTCGCCGACGGCGCGCGCCGCTCGCTCGACGCCGGCTTCGAGGTCGCCGAGCTGCACGCCGCCCACGGCTACCTGCTCCACCAGTTCCTCTCGCCGCTGTCGAACCAGCGCACCGACGACTACGGCGGCTCGTTCGAGAACCGCTCGCGCATCGTCGTCGAGGTCGCCGAGGCCGTGCGCCGGGTGTGGCCCGAGGACAAGCCGCTGTTCGTCCGCTTCTCGGCCACCGACTGGGTCGAGGGCGGCTGGAGCCTCGAGGAGACCGTCGAGCTGTCCAAGTCGCTCGCCGGCTCGGGCGTCGACCTCGTCGACGTGTCGAGCGGCGGCGTCGTCCACGACGCCCGCATCGCGGTCGGCCCGGGCTACCAGGTGCCCTTCGCCCGCGCGGTGCGCGAGGGCTCCGGGCTGCCGGTCGCGGCGGTCGGGCTCATCACCGAGCCCGTCCAGGCCGAGCACATCCTCGTCGACGGCTCCGCCGACGCGGTGCTGGTAGCGCGCGAGGTGCTGCGCGACCCGCACTGGCCGCTGCGCGCGGCCCACGAGCTCGGCGACACGGTCGACTGGCCCGAGCAGTACGCACGGGCCGCCTGGCGCCACTAG
- the sigE gene encoding RNA polymerase sigma factor SigE, with the protein MDDPTWAPPDGGSTWVAPSWDSIVRTHSARVYRLALRLTGDRHEAEDLTQEVFVRVFRSLSRYSPGTFEGWLHRITVNLFLDSVRRKSRVRFDPLPDDGDDRLPGREPGPEALLVDSGLDPDVETALAALSPDFRAAVVLCDIEGLSYDEIAVALGVKLGTVRSRISRGRAQLRAALAHRDPARVRAALEDGALADGGVLA; encoded by the coding sequence GTGGACGACCCGACCTGGGCCCCGCCGGACGGCGGCAGCACCTGGGTCGCCCCGAGCTGGGACTCGATCGTGCGCACGCACTCGGCCCGCGTCTACCGCCTCGCGCTGCGCCTCACCGGCGACCGGCACGAGGCCGAGGACCTCACCCAGGAGGTCTTCGTCCGGGTCTTCCGCTCGCTCTCGCGCTATTCGCCCGGCACGTTCGAGGGCTGGCTGCACCGCATCACGGTCAACCTGTTCCTCGACTCGGTGCGCCGCAAGTCGCGCGTGCGCTTCGACCCGCTGCCCGACGACGGCGACGACCGGCTGCCCGGCCGCGAGCCCGGGCCCGAGGCGCTGCTGGTCGACAGCGGGCTCGACCCCGACGTCGAGACCGCGCTCGCCGCGCTCTCGCCCGACTTCCGCGCCGCCGTCGTGCTGTGCGACATCGAGGGGCTGTCCTACGACGAGATCGCCGTGGCGCTCGGCGTGAAGCTGGGCACGGTGCGCAGCCGCATCTCGCGCGGGCGCGCCCAGCTGCGGGCGGCGCTGGCCCACCGCGACCCGGCCCGCGTGCGCGCGGCGCTGGAGGACGGCGCGCTCGCCGACGGCGGGGTGCTCGCATGA
- a CDS encoding LOG family protein produces MAAICVFCASGEAIDESYKELAAAVGAGIAARGHSLVSGGGRVSMMGRVAAAARAGGAHTLGVIPRALHDIEVGDDDADELVVTDSMRQRKAVMDARSDAFLALPGGIGTLEELLEVWVARSLGMHAKPVVVLDPDGTYAGLREQVEALTARRFVRAEAAAAVAWVSDVEAAFDAIDRMWADEPPEPSRERAVEELLETEL; encoded by the coding sequence GTGGCGGCCATCTGCGTGTTCTGCGCCTCGGGCGAGGCGATCGACGAGTCCTACAAGGAGCTGGCGGCCGCCGTCGGTGCCGGCATCGCCGCCCGCGGCCACAGCCTGGTCAGCGGCGGCGGGCGGGTGTCGATGATGGGCCGGGTGGCCGCGGCGGCCCGGGCCGGGGGCGCGCACACGCTCGGCGTCATCCCGCGCGCGCTCCACGACATCGAGGTCGGCGACGACGACGCCGACGAGCTCGTCGTCACCGACTCGATGCGCCAGCGCAAGGCGGTGATGGACGCGCGCTCCGACGCGTTCCTCGCCCTGCCGGGCGGCATCGGGACCCTCGAGGAGCTGCTCGAGGTGTGGGTGGCCCGCAGCCTCGGCATGCACGCGAAGCCCGTCGTCGTGCTCGACCCCGACGGCACCTACGCCGGCCTGCGCGAGCAGGTCGAGGCGCTGACCGCCCGCCGCTTCGTGCGTGCGGAGGCCGCGGCTGCGGTCGCGTGGGTCAGCGACGTGGAGGCCGCGTTCGACGCGATCGACCGCATGTGGGCGGACGAGCCGCCGGAGCCGAGCCGCGAGCGCGCGGTCGAGGAGCTGCTCGAGACCGAGCTCTGA
- the folP gene encoding dihydropteroate synthase — MAVVNRTPDSFFDRGATFAEQAALEAVDRAVDEGAAVVDIGGVKAGYGAVVDAEEEARRVVGFVERVRERHPEVVISVDTWRSDVGDAVCRAGADLLNDAWGGHDPALLEVAARHGAGYVCTHTGGLAPRTDPHRPAYDDVVAEVVAALDELAGRALAVGVRPDGIVIDPAHDFGKATRHSLEVTRRLDELVAGGWPVLVALSRKDFVGESLDLPPDERLEGTLAATAVSAMLGARLFRAHDVRATRRVLDMVACIRGTRQPAVVRRGMA; from the coding sequence ATGGCGGTGGTCAACCGCACCCCCGACTCCTTCTTCGACCGCGGCGCCACCTTCGCCGAGCAGGCCGCGCTCGAGGCCGTCGACCGGGCCGTCGACGAGGGCGCGGCCGTGGTCGACATCGGCGGGGTGAAGGCCGGCTACGGCGCGGTCGTCGACGCCGAGGAGGAGGCCCGCCGCGTCGTGGGCTTCGTCGAGCGGGTGCGCGAGCGCCACCCCGAGGTGGTCATCAGCGTCGACACCTGGCGCAGCGACGTCGGCGACGCCGTCTGCCGCGCCGGGGCCGACCTGCTCAACGACGCCTGGGGCGGCCACGACCCCGCGCTGCTCGAGGTCGCCGCGCGCCACGGCGCCGGCTACGTCTGCACGCACACCGGCGGGCTGGCACCGCGCACCGATCCCCACCGCCCCGCCTACGACGACGTCGTCGCGGAGGTCGTCGCAGCGCTCGACGAGCTCGCCGGCCGCGCGCTCGCGGTCGGTGTGCGGCCCGACGGCATCGTCATCGACCCGGCCCACGACTTCGGCAAGGCGACCCGGCACTCGCTCGAGGTGACGCGCCGGCTCGACGAGCTCGTCGCGGGCGGCTGGCCGGTCCTGGTGGCGCTGTCGCGCAAGGACTTCGTCGGCGAGTCCCTCGACCTGCCGCCCGACGAGCGGCTCGAGGGCACGCTCGCGGCGACGGCCGTGTCGGCGATGCTCGGCGCGCGCCTGTTCCGCGCCCACGACGTGCGCGCCACCCGGCGCGTGCTCGACATGGTGGCCTGCATCCGGGGCACCCGGCAGCCGGCGGTCGTACGCCGCGGCATGGCCTGA
- a CDS encoding DivIVA domain-containing protein: MTPVFLVLLLVIVVAVALVAAGRGGSMAEVEPDSPPVGLPEGGLTGDDLLGVRFPSALRGYRMRDVDEVLDRLGAELDARDARIRELEGLDEASVPAPAEEL; this comes from the coding sequence GTGACGCCCGTCTTCCTGGTCCTGCTCCTGGTCATCGTCGTCGCCGTCGCGCTCGTGGCCGCGGGCAGGGGTGGCTCGATGGCCGAGGTGGAGCCGGACTCCCCGCCCGTCGGCCTGCCCGAGGGAGGGCTGACCGGCGACGACCTGCTCGGCGTGCGCTTCCCGTCCGCGCTGCGCGGCTACCGCATGCGCGACGTCGACGAGGTGCTCGACCGGCTCGGCGCCGAGCTCGACGCCCGCGACGCCCGGATCCGCGAGCTCGAGGGCCTCGACGAGGCCTCGGTGCCCGCGCCGGCCGAGGAGCTCTGA
- a CDS encoding poly(ethylene terephthalate) hydrolase family protein has product MRYRRTIPAVLAAATLALVTGSAGVSAAPRQNVPSVERSFPVVREAAFGAPQYTVYRPADVKAVGHDLPVVVFGNGACNHESDIEYITTLSLIASHGYLVVAEGYYNGAPAGLTRDARPDLLTGAIDWAASAERTRGSDLRHRIDLSKVAVAGHSCGGIEAMVAGEDPRVDSVLALDTGFFPTSAPFGYGREELDKLHSPVLFLDGGPVDIAYENSVANYARVTVPAVHATNPDAGHAGFWHNTRNGEWDMTLTPEVVTVMVQYLDYTLFDSAAAKDYFVGANPGITKVAKWSVESKNIPQT; this is encoded by the coding sequence ATGCGCTACCGCCGCACCATTCCTGCAGTCCTCGCGGCTGCCACTCTCGCGCTGGTCACCGGCAGTGCCGGTGTGTCTGCCGCACCGCGCCAGAACGTTCCCTCGGTCGAGCGGTCGTTCCCGGTGGTCCGCGAAGCGGCGTTCGGTGCCCCGCAGTACACGGTCTACCGCCCGGCCGACGTCAAGGCCGTGGGCCACGACCTGCCCGTGGTCGTCTTCGGCAACGGGGCCTGCAACCACGAGTCCGACATCGAGTACATCACCACGCTGTCCCTCATCGCGTCCCACGGCTACCTCGTGGTCGCCGAGGGCTACTACAACGGCGCGCCCGCCGGCCTGACCCGTGACGCCAGGCCTGACCTGCTGACCGGCGCCATCGACTGGGCCGCCTCGGCCGAGCGCACCCGCGGCAGCGACCTGCGCCACCGCATCGACCTGTCGAAGGTCGCCGTGGCCGGCCACTCGTGCGGCGGCATCGAGGCGATGGTCGCCGGTGAGGACCCCCGCGTCGACTCCGTCCTCGCCCTCGACACGGGCTTCTTCCCCACCTCGGCGCCGTTCGGCTACGGGCGCGAGGAGCTCGACAAGCTCCACTCGCCCGTGCTGTTCCTCGACGGCGGTCCCGTCGACATCGCCTACGAGAACTCGGTCGCCAACTACGCCCGGGTCACGGTGCCCGCCGTCCACGCGACGAACCCCGACGCGGGGCACGCCGGCTTCTGGCACAACACCCGAAACGGCGAGTGGGACATGACCCTCACGCCGGAGGTCGTCACCGTCATGGTGCAGTACCTCGACTACACGCTCTTCGACAGCGCCGCGGCCAAGGACTACTTCGTCGGGGCCAACCCCGGCATCACCAAGGTCGCCAAGTGGAGCGTGGAGAGCAAGAACATCCCGCAGACCTGA